In a genomic window of Gossypium arboreum isolate Shixiya-1 chromosome 7, ASM2569848v2, whole genome shotgun sequence:
- the LOC108476163 gene encoding gibberellin 3-beta-dioxygenase 1-like — MTTTTTLAQVYSEHPIQLRDIIPLDFNSIRSVPDSHVWPISDDFSSDHQLLVPIIDLKDPNAVKLAGHACETWGAFQVINHGIHLNLLEEVESEARRLFSLPTQTKMKALREPAGATGYGQARISPFFPNYMWHEGFTIMDSPTDHARALWPTDSARFCDVIERYQKQMKVLAEKLTDLILESLAIFREDLNWDVGSPSTALQLNSYPPCPNPNRAMGLAPHTDTSFLTILHQGSTSGLQIFKQGAGWISVLPVSGALAVNVGDLLHILTNARFPSVLHRAVLNQEGSHRLSVAYFYGLPIDCRVSPLLKLLDSGESPRYRPVTVKEYVDIKSKNFKEPLTSIRI, encoded by the exons ATGACCACCactactactctcgcccaagtcTACAGTGAACATCCTATCCAGCTCCGCGATATCATTCCTTTGGATTTCAACTCCATCCGGTCAGTGCCCGACTCACATGTGTGGCCAATATCAGATGACTTCTCATCCGATCACCAGTTACTGGTCCCGATCATTGATCTTAAAGATCCCAATGCTGTAAAACTTGCAGGACATGCTTGTGAGACATGGGGTGCGTTCCAAGTTATTAACCATGGAATTCATTTGAATCTTCTTGAAGAAGTGGAGTCGGAGGCTCGACGGCTGTTCTCTCTCCCTACTCAGACGAAGATGAAGGCATTACGCGAACCGGCAGGTGCCACCGGGTATGGTCAAGCTCGGATATCCCCTTTTTTCCCAAATTATATGTGGCATGAAGGGTTTACCATCATGGATTCACCGACTGATCATGCTAGGGCACTTTGGCCGACGGACAGTGCACGTTTTTG CGATGTAATTGAGAGATATCAGAAGCAAATGAAAGTTCTGGCAGAGAAACTCACAGATCTCATCCTCGAGTCGTTGGCAATCTTCCGAGAAGACCTAAACTGGGACGTAGGTTCACCTTCCACCGCTCTTCAGCTCAACTCCTACCCTCCATGTCCGAACCCAAATCGAGCCATGGGTCTAGCCCCACACACCGACACATCCTTCTTGACCATTCTACACCAAGGCTCCACAAGtggcctccaaatcttcaaacaAGGGGCCGGTTGGATTTCGGTACTACCCGTTAGCGGTGCCCTGGCGGTGAACGTCGGCGACCTTTTGCATATTTTAACCAATGCTCGGTTCCCTAGCGTGCTTCATCGAGCTGTTTTGAACCAAGAGGGGTCTCACAGGTTATCAGTGGCTTACTTCTACGGATTACCCATTGATTGTAGAGTATCGCCATTGTTAAAGCTCTTAGATTCAGGCGAAAGTCCTAGATACCGACCTGTGACAGTGAAAGAATATGTGGACATTAAGTCTAAGAATTTCAAGGAACCACTTACTTCGATtagaatttaa
- the LOC108489176 gene encoding transmembrane 9 superfamily member 11-like isoform X2, with translation MGHVEIWVLTMCVIFQSGYGFYLPGSYPHKCVVGDPLSVKVNSLTSIDTEMPFSYYSLPFCKPKEGVKDSAENLGELLMGDRIENSPYKFKMYVNESEIFLCQSKKLSADDFKLLKKRIDEMYQVNLILDNLPAIRYTKKEGFMLRWTGYPVGVKVQNVYYLFNHLKFKVLIHKYEETSVARVMGTGDAVEVMPTVTKEGSDMPGHMVVGFEVVPCSVVHDGTLVNKLKMYEKYQSPIKCDPNAVSMPIKEGEPIVFTYEVAFEESDIKWPSRWDAYLKMEGSKVHWFSILNSLLVITFLAGIVLVIFLRTVRRDLTRYEELDKESQVQMNEELSGWKLVVGDVFRAPSNPALLCILIGDGVQILGMAIVTILFAALGFMSPASRGTLITGMLFFYLILGIAAGYVAVRLWRTIGCGDHKGWISVAWKAACFFPVPLTLLGGYFGAKAHHIEYPVRTNQIPREIPAQKYPSWLLVLGAGTLPFGTLFIELFFIMSSIWMGRVYYVFGFLFIVLILLVVVCAEVSLVLTYMHLCVEDWKWWWKSFFASGSVAIYIFLYSINYLIFDLKSLSGPVSATLYLGYSLFMVLAVMLATGTVGFLSSFWFVHYLFASVKLD, from the exons ATGGGTCATGTTGAGATCTGGGTATTGACAATGTGCGTGATATTTCAATCGGGATATGGGTTTTATCTGCCTGGTAGTTACCCTCACAAATGTGTTGTTGGGGATCCTTTATCTGTCAAAGTAAATTCCTTAACTTCCATTGACACCGAAATGCCCTTTAGCTATTACAGTTTACCCTTTTGTAAGCCTAAAGAGGGTGTTAAGGATAGTGCTGAGAATTTGGGTGAGCTTCTCATGGGAGATCGGATTGAGAATTCACCATATAAGTTTAAAATGTACGTTAATGAGTCTGAGATCTTCTTATGTCAATCTAAAAAGTTATCGGCTGATGATTTCAAGTTGTTGAAGAAGAGGATTGATGAGATGTATCAGGTTAACTTGATTCTCGATAATTTGCCTGCAATAAGGTATACCAAGAAAGAGGGTTTTATGTTGAGGTGGACCGGGTATCCGGTTGGAGTTAAGGTTCAGAATGTGTATTAtttgtttaatcatttaaaatttaagGTGCTTATTCATAAGTACGAGGAAACAAGTGTGGCACGTGTGATGGGAACGGGGGATGCTGTTGAGGTTATGCCCACTGTTACCAAGGAGGGGTCAGATATGCCTGGACATATGGTTGTTGGGTTTGAGGTGGTTCCTTGTAGCGTGGTGCATGATGGTACTTTAGTTAATAAATTGAAAATGTATGAAAAATACCAATCTCCAATAAAATGCGACCCAAATGCTGTCTCAATGCCCATCAAGGAAGGTGAGCCGATTGTCTTCACCTATGAGGTTGCTTTTGAGGAGAGTGATATCAAGTGGCCATCTCGATGGGATGCTTATTTGAAGATGGAAGGATCCAAGGTCCATTGGTTCTCGATCTTGAATTCTCTTCTGGTGATCACTTTCCTTGCTGGTATAGTCCTTGTGATCTTTTTAAGGACTGTTAGGCGGGATCTGACCCGATATGAGGAGCTAGACAAGGAGTCCCAAGTACAGATGAACGAGGAGTTATCTGGGTGGAAGTTAGTTGTCGGGGATGTTTTCCGTGCCCCATCCAATCCTGCACTTTTGTGTATTCTGATAGGAGATGGAGTTCAGATCCTTGGTATGGCAATTGTGACAATATTGTTTGCTGCTCTCGGATTTATGTCACCAGCATCCCGTGGCACTCTTATTACAGGTATGCTATTTTTCTACCTAATTCTAGGTATTGCAGCTGGCTATGTTGCAGTACGTCTTTGGAGAACGATTGGCTGTGGTGATCATAAAGGATGGATTTCTGTCGCTTGGAAAGCTGCTTGTTTCTTCCCTG TTCCACTCACCTTACTTGGTGGATACTTTGGGGCTAAGGCGCATCATATTGAATATCCTGTCCGAACCAACCAGATCCCTCGTGAAATCCCAGCTCAAAAGTACCCATCATGGCTGTTAGTTCTTGGTGCTGGGACCCTGCCTTTCGGTACCCTTTTCATCGAGCTATTCTTCATCATGTCTAGCATATGGATGGGACGAGTCTACTACgtttttgggtttttatttattgttctaatTCTTCTTGTTGTGGTTTGCGCCGAAGTATCTTTGGTGTTAACTTACATGCATCTGTGTGTGGAGGACTGGAAATGGTGGTGGAAATCCTTCTTTGCTTCTGGTTCAGTTGCTATCTACATCTTCTTGTACTCCATAAATTATCTTATATTTGATCTTAAGAGTTTGAGTGGACCTGTGTCTGCTACTCTTTACTTGGGGTATTCTCTTTTCATGGTTCTTGCAGTCATGCTCGCAACAGGCACCGTTGGATTCCTTTCTTCTTTCTGGTTCGTGCATTATTTATTTGCTTCGGTAAAGCTGGATTGA
- the LOC108489176 gene encoding transmembrane 9 superfamily member 11-like isoform X1: MGHVEIWVLTMCVIFQSGYGFYLPGSYPHKCVVGDPLSVKVNSLTSIDTEMPFSYYSLPFCKPKEGVKDSAENLGELLMGDRIENSPYKFKMYVNESEIFLCQSKKLSADDFKLLKKRIDEMYQVNLILDNLPAIRYTKKEGFMLRWTGYPVGVKVQNVYYLFNHLKFKVLIHKYEETSVARVMGTGDAVEVMPTVTKEGSDMPGHMVVGFEVVPCSVVHDGTLVNKLKMYEKYQSPIKCDPNAVSMPIKEGEPIVFTYEVAFEESDIKWPSRWDAYLKMEGSKVHWFSILNSLLVITFLAGIVLVIFLRTVRRDLTRYEELDKESQVQMNEELSGWKLVVGDVFRAPSNPALLCILIGDGVQILGMAIVTILFAALGFMSPASRGTLITGMLFFYLILGIAAGYVAVRLWRTIGCGDHKGWISVAWKAACFFPGIAFLILTILNFLLWGSHSTGAIPFAVFVILLLLWFCISVPLTLLGGYFGAKAHHIEYPVRTNQIPREIPAQKYPSWLLVLGAGTLPFGTLFIELFFIMSSIWMGRVYYVFGFLFIVLILLVVVCAEVSLVLTYMHLCVEDWKWWWKSFFASGSVAIYIFLYSINYLIFDLKSLSGPVSATLYLGYSLFMVLAVMLATGTVGFLSSFWFVHYLFASVKLD, translated from the coding sequence ATGGGTCATGTTGAGATCTGGGTATTGACAATGTGCGTGATATTTCAATCGGGATATGGGTTTTATCTGCCTGGTAGTTACCCTCACAAATGTGTTGTTGGGGATCCTTTATCTGTCAAAGTAAATTCCTTAACTTCCATTGACACCGAAATGCCCTTTAGCTATTACAGTTTACCCTTTTGTAAGCCTAAAGAGGGTGTTAAGGATAGTGCTGAGAATTTGGGTGAGCTTCTCATGGGAGATCGGATTGAGAATTCACCATATAAGTTTAAAATGTACGTTAATGAGTCTGAGATCTTCTTATGTCAATCTAAAAAGTTATCGGCTGATGATTTCAAGTTGTTGAAGAAGAGGATTGATGAGATGTATCAGGTTAACTTGATTCTCGATAATTTGCCTGCAATAAGGTATACCAAGAAAGAGGGTTTTATGTTGAGGTGGACCGGGTATCCGGTTGGAGTTAAGGTTCAGAATGTGTATTAtttgtttaatcatttaaaatttaagGTGCTTATTCATAAGTACGAGGAAACAAGTGTGGCACGTGTGATGGGAACGGGGGATGCTGTTGAGGTTATGCCCACTGTTACCAAGGAGGGGTCAGATATGCCTGGACATATGGTTGTTGGGTTTGAGGTGGTTCCTTGTAGCGTGGTGCATGATGGTACTTTAGTTAATAAATTGAAAATGTATGAAAAATACCAATCTCCAATAAAATGCGACCCAAATGCTGTCTCAATGCCCATCAAGGAAGGTGAGCCGATTGTCTTCACCTATGAGGTTGCTTTTGAGGAGAGTGATATCAAGTGGCCATCTCGATGGGATGCTTATTTGAAGATGGAAGGATCCAAGGTCCATTGGTTCTCGATCTTGAATTCTCTTCTGGTGATCACTTTCCTTGCTGGTATAGTCCTTGTGATCTTTTTAAGGACTGTTAGGCGGGATCTGACCCGATATGAGGAGCTAGACAAGGAGTCCCAAGTACAGATGAACGAGGAGTTATCTGGGTGGAAGTTAGTTGTCGGGGATGTTTTCCGTGCCCCATCCAATCCTGCACTTTTGTGTATTCTGATAGGAGATGGAGTTCAGATCCTTGGTATGGCAATTGTGACAATATTGTTTGCTGCTCTCGGATTTATGTCACCAGCATCCCGTGGCACTCTTATTACAGGTATGCTATTTTTCTACCTAATTCTAGGTATTGCAGCTGGCTATGTTGCAGTACGTCTTTGGAGAACGATTGGCTGTGGTGATCATAAAGGATGGATTTCTGTCGCTTGGAAAGCTGCTTGTTTCTTCCCTGGTATTGCTTTTTTAATTCTAACCATTTTGAATTTCCTGTTGTGGGGAAGTCACAGCACAGGAGCCATTCCATTTGCTGTTTTTGTTATTCTACTTCTGCTCTGGTTCTGTATCTCAGTTCCACTCACCTTACTTGGTGGATACTTTGGGGCTAAGGCGCATCATATTGAATATCCTGTCCGAACCAACCAGATCCCTCGTGAAATCCCAGCTCAAAAGTACCCATCATGGCTGTTAGTTCTTGGTGCTGGGACCCTGCCTTTCGGTACCCTTTTCATCGAGCTATTCTTCATCATGTCTAGCATATGGATGGGACGAGTCTACTACgtttttgggtttttatttattgttctaatTCTTCTTGTTGTGGTTTGCGCCGAAGTATCTTTGGTGTTAACTTACATGCATCTGTGTGTGGAGGACTGGAAATGGTGGTGGAAATCCTTCTTTGCTTCTGGTTCAGTTGCTATCTACATCTTCTTGTACTCCATAAATTATCTTATATTTGATCTTAAGAGTTTGAGTGGACCTGTGTCTGCTACTCTTTACTTGGGGTATTCTCTTTTCATGGTTCTTGCAGTCATGCTCGCAACAGGCACCGTTGGATTCCTTTCTTCTTTCTGGTTCGTGCATTATTTATTTGCTTCGGTAAAGCTGGATTGA
- the LOC108469321 gene encoding protein DUF642 L-GALACTONO-1,4-LACTONE-RESPONSIVE GENE 2-like, which translates to MQGLVLLLVLLCASCHISLSLTNSTAGNGTVADGLLENGNFENAPNATNMKGTVVVGRYAIPGWVNEGFVEYIKSGQKQGDMLLVVPEGAYAVRLGNEASIKQKIKVIKGMYYSITFSAARTCAQEERLNVTVAPDSGVLPIQTVYSSSGWDNYAWAFKAIYEVAELIIHNPGVEEDPACGPLIDAVAIKALYPPRPTNKNSVKNGGFEEGPYVFPNTPWGVLIPPNIEDDHSPLPAWIVESLKAVKYIDSAHYFVPQGRRAVELVAGKESAIAQIVRTIVGKMYRLSFAVGDANNSCVGSLVVEAFAGKDTLKVPYESKGKGGFKRAELKFKAVSNRTRIMFLSTFYTMRSDDFSSLCGPVLDDVKLLSIQTSPNP; encoded by the exons ATGCAAGGGCTCGTCTTACTATTGGTGCTCCTTTGCGCCAGCTGCCATATCTCCCTTTCCTTGACCAATAGTACTGCCGGCAACGGTACTGTGGCGGACG GACTACTGGAAAATGGCAACTTTGAAAACGCCCCAAATGCAACAAACATGAAAGGCACCGTGGTTGTTGGACGCTATGCAATACCAGGGTGGGTGAATGAGGGGTTTGTGGAATACATAAAGTCAGGGCAAAAGCAAGGGGACATGCTGCTGGTGGTGCCCGAAGGGGCCTATGCAGTAAGGCTAGGAAACGAGGCATCCATCAAGCAGAAGATAAAGGTGATCAAAGGGATGTATTACTCCATCACATTCAGTGCAGCTCGGACTTGTGCTCAAGAGGAGCGTTTGAATGTAACGGTGGCGCCTGATTCCGGCGTTCTGCCCATCCAGACTGTGTACAGTAGCAGTGGTTGGGACAACTATGCATGGGCGTTCAAAGCAATATATGAGGTTGCAGAGTTGATTATTCATAATCCAGGAGTGGAGGAAGATCCAGCTTGTGGACCACTTATCGATGCTGTTGCAATCAAGGCTTTATATCCTCCTAGACCAACCAATA AAAACAGTGTGAAAAATGGAGGTTTTGAAGAAGGTCCCTACGTATTCCCCAACACTCCATGGGGTGTCTTAATTCCACCCAACATCGAGGATGATCACTCTCCTCTGCCTGCCTGGATTGTTGAATCCCTCAAGGCCGTCAAGTACATCGACTCAGCACATTACTTTGTGCCTCAAGGGCGAAGAGCAGTGGAGCTAGTTGCTGGAAAAGAGAGTGCCATCGCTCAGATAGTCAGGACCATCGTCGGAAAAATGTACAGGCTCTCGTTTGCGGTTGGGGATGCTAACAACTCCTGTGTAGGTTCTTTGGTTGTGGAGGCATTCGCTGGAAAAGACACACTCAAAGTCCCATACGAGTCAAAGGGTAAAGGTGGATTCAAGCGTGCTGAGCTTAAATTCAAGGCTGTTTCCAACAGAACAAGAATCATGTTCCTTAGCACTTTTTACACCATGAGGAGTGATGACTTCTCTTCCCTATGTGGCCCAGTCCTCGACGACGTGAAGCTTTTGAGCATCCAAACTTCCCCGAATCCTTGA